Genomic segment of Clostridium botulinum BKT015925:
TTTGTCCTAAATTAAAACAACTGGGATTAATTAACTTTACTGATGAATTAAAGTATATATTACCAGGTGCAAAAAAACTTTTGACACCGTTCTTTTATTTAACCAATAACCGACTTTGCATATATGGATATGAAAATACTTCATTATAAGCTGAAACTTTATATTAGCATAGTATGTTGTTTATAAAGGATATTTTGATAAGCACACCTAATGATATTGATTTTCATTATAAATAAATCCCCAATATATATTGGGGATTTATTTATAATTTATATTGTAAGACTTTTACATACATTTTGAGCAAGGGCCACATCCAGATGATTGAGCTTCTTCTATTGAAACCTTTGTTGCTCTGCTTGGATTCATTCTTCCGCAATCAGGTCGTGAGTGGTACTTAGATCCTGTAGCAGATAGCCATACTTGTCTACTATTTTTAACAGGCTTAGAAACATTTTGTTTCTTTTGAGTTTTTTTAGCAGGTGTATTGTTTTTGATAATTGAGTTATTATTAGAATTTGTTACTGCTGATTTACTAGGTACTATAGTAGGTGCTACAGTAGATTCTGTTTTATTTGCTTCAGTTTCTACGATATCTCTAAAATCATAACTTCCAGGACTAACATTAAAGTTTACTTTTTCCCCATCACTTGTTGCAACTATAGTACCGCATTCATCAGTTCTATAAACAGCTATATTCTTAGATTTTAGTCTATCCATAGTTGATTTGTTTGGATGTTTATACTTATTATCTTTACCACAACTAATTACTGCATATTTAGGACTAACTTTATCTAAGAATGCTTGGCAAGTAGATGTTTTGCTACCATGATGTCCTATCTTTAATACATCAGCTTTTAAATCATACCCGCCTTTAATCATTTCCATTTCAGAAACAGCTTCTGCATCTCCAGTAAATACAAAGCTTGTATTACCAAATTTAAGTTTTTGAACTATTGAATAATTATTTACACTTTCATAATCTTTGTTTTTAGCTGGTGCAAATATACTCCATTCAGCTACACCTAATTTATATGTTGTACCTGGAACTGGACTTGTTATTTTTAAATTTTTATTTTTTATAGAAGTTATTACATCTTTATATGTGGCAGTATTACTTGTTTTATTCGGCATAAGAACTTGTCCTATTTCAAATGAATCTATAACTTTATCAAGTCCACCAATGTGATCTTCATGAGGATGTGTTCCTATAACATAATCTAATTTTTTTACACCTTGTTTCTTTAAATAATCTACTACTAATGTACTATCATCATTATTTCCGGCATCAATTAGCATAAAATGATTATCTTGTTGTACAAGCATAGAATCTGCTTGACCTACATCAATATAATGTACCTTTAATGTAGAAATTTCTTTTGGTTTTTTACTAGTAGTTTCTTTTGTTTGAGCAGCAGTTACTTTAGTATTTTGCTTATTAACATTAGAGTTAGCTTGTTCATCGCAGCCTACTAATCCTATGCTTAATGAAGCGATCATAGTAAAAGTACATAAAAACTTGCTCAGTTTTTTCATAAAGTTTTTCATATATATTCCTCCATAATCAATATTTTCATAACAGATTATATAATATTTTTACATAAAATTCAAACTGAGTGCAAATTATGAAAGAAAAAATGAAAAAAAGTATATTATTAAATATAACTTTTTTAAAATGTTTAATATCAAGTTTAAGCAATTTTCTAAAGTTTATTAAAGCTATTAATTGTATAAGATATAATGAAAATTTTACACAATAATGATAAAAGTATATTACATTCTATAATAAATTAAAATAAACTATTATTAAGAATAATTATATTTTATAAAAAAGTATGAATATTTTGCAAAAAAACTATGTACAAGCTATAAATATTATGTTAATATTTTAATGAAAAATTAATTTTAATTATATTTTTTCAAAAAAATTAAAGGGAGGCATATCTATGCTAAAAAAATCATTGTTTAAAAAAGCACTTTGTACATCACTTATAGCAGTTCAGTGCTTAATAGTCATACCTTATACTCACGCCCTTGCTTCTACAAATTTCGCTAGTGAAATTTACAAAATACCAGATGACAACCATTCAATTAAATTATTTGGTTATGAAGATAATGAAGATTTAAAAGCTAAAATTATTCAAGATTCAAAGTTTATAGATAATTGGGCATCTATAGCTCATTCACTAGGATTTGGTTGGTGTGGAGGAACAGCATCACAAAGCATTGGAGAGGATTTTGAATTTAGAAGAGAAGAAGAAGAAGGTGGAAAAGTATCATACACTTTAACTGCTAGATATAATTCAAATGACCCTTATGCTGAAGGATATCGTGCAAATGAAAGACTTTGTATGAAAATATCAAATGTTAGATTTGTTGTTGAACCAAATTCTATAAAACTTGGAAAACCTAAAATAACAAAATTAACTCCTTTAGATTCTCAAAGTTTTGAGGTTATAAATCCAAATAAAACTGATGCTAAATTATCAGGAGGTTTTAACTATATAACTACTAAAACTACTTCTAAAACAGAAAACTTTAGATTTGGAGAAAAAATAGGTGTAAAAACTTCATTCAAAATAGGAATTCCATCTATAGTTGATAGCAAAGTTGAAACAAGTTTTGAAGTTAGTGCAGATCAAGGATGGTCAAATACAAATAGTAATGTTGAAACTAAACAAGCTAGTACTACATATATGTCTACAGTAGCTCCTCAATCTAAGAAAAGAATATTCTTAGATGTATTGGCGACACAGTCTGATGTTCCTTATGAAGGAAAAATATACATGGAATATGATATAGAATTTTTCGGATTTTTAAGATACACAGGAAATGCTCGTAAAGATCATACTGAAGATAGACCATATGTTTCATTTAAATTTGGTGGTAAAAATGGAATGAGTGCTGTAGAACATCTTAAAGATTTATATAAGCACAGAAATATTAATGGATATTCACAGTGGGATTGGAAATGGGTAGATGATAATGTCAAGGGTATTTTCCAACCTTCATATGAAGATCTTACTACAAATCATAATGGTGGAGTAATATCTGGTGTATTTACTAGTGTAAATGGAACTAGAGCATCAATTAGAGAAGGTAACGCTGTGGCACTTCCTGAACATAAAAGATCAAAACGTTCAACAAAAGATTCAGATGTTAGGATAGAAAATGTTCAAACAAAATCCACTGCAGAATTTAAGGTAAATGGAATAATATGCAATGATAAAACAATTGATGTTACAGGTACAAAATAACATTAAATAAAGTATTAAAAATCTTAGTTTTTACTGAGGACACTGAAAAAGTGACCTTTCTAAAATTAGACCTAAAAAGTTGTTTCCCAATTGAAGACTTTAGGATGTTGGTAAATATAATTATCAACATCCTTTTTTATGTGATTTAAAATGAAAAATAAATACTTTTAAGTTAATAAGAGTGATTTAAGCACTCTTATTTTTTATAATTTGCTAAAAGTTAAATAGAAAAAATCTAATCTTTAGTGAACATAGGATATTCCACTATTTTAAATTTTTATAAAAAGGCAATAAGAATGCGTAGGATTAGTATCATACCAAATGGATATAAAATGATATTTATAA
This window contains:
- a CDS encoding aerolysin family beta-barrel pore-forming toxin; this encodes MLKKSLFKKALCTSLIAVQCLIVIPYTHALASTNFASEIYKIPDDNHSIKLFGYEDNEDLKAKIIQDSKFIDNWASIAHSLGFGWCGGTASQSIGEDFEFRREEEEGGKVSYTLTARYNSNDPYAEGYRANERLCMKISNVRFVVEPNSIKLGKPKITKLTPLDSQSFEVINPNKTDAKLSGGFNYITTKTTSKTENFRFGEKIGVKTSFKIGIPSIVDSKVETSFEVSADQGWSNTNSNVETKQASTTYMSTVAPQSKKRIFLDVLATQSDVPYEGKIYMEYDIEFFGFLRYTGNARKDHTEDRPYVSFKFGGKNGMSAVEHLKDLYKHRNINGYSQWDWKWVDDNVKGIFQPSYEDLTTNHNGGVISGVFTSVNGTRASIREGNAVALPEHKRSKRSTKDSDVRIENVQTKSTAEFKVNGIICNDKTIDVTGTK
- a CDS encoding ComEC/Rec2 family competence protein, whose amino-acid sequence is MKNFMKKLSKFLCTFTMIASLSIGLVGCDEQANSNVNKQNTKVTAAQTKETTSKKPKEISTLKVHYIDVGQADSMLVQQDNHFMLIDAGNNDDSTLVVDYLKKQGVKKLDYVIGTHPHEDHIGGLDKVIDSFEIGQVLMPNKTSNTATYKDVITSIKNKNLKITSPVPGTTYKLGVAEWSIFAPAKNKDYESVNNYSIVQKLKFGNTSFVFTGDAEAVSEMEMIKGGYDLKADVLKIGHHGSKTSTCQAFLDKVSPKYAVISCGKDNKYKHPNKSTMDRLKSKNIAVYRTDECGTIVATSDGEKVNFNVSPGSYDFRDIVETEANKTESTVAPTIVPSKSAVTNSNNNSIIKNNTPAKKTQKKQNVSKPVKNSRQVWLSATGSKYHSRPDCGRMNPSRATKVSIEEAQSSGCGPCSKCM